In a single window of the Mugil cephalus isolate CIBA_MC_2020 chromosome 6, CIBA_Mcephalus_1.1, whole genome shotgun sequence genome:
- the LOC125009266 gene encoding cytochrome c oxidase assembly factor 7: MAGLINFEDEAEVKQFLDNLGVEYSYQCYKEKDPEGCQRLADYLEGLKKNYESTAQVLKHNCETNGYGESCYKLGAYHVTGKGGVTECLKTAYSCFMRSCNAGGKKSIDACHNVGLLAHDGHVTDGTPDLPAAQQYYEKACAGGFAPSCFNLSALYIEGNSKGLAPNMNLALKYANRACELGHVWGCANASRMYKLGHGTEKDDKKAEELKNRARELHGLEKERQLKFGE; encoded by the exons ATGGCTGGACTTATAAACTTTGAAGATGAAGCTGAGGTGAAGCAGTTTTTGGACAATCTGGGAGTGGAGTACAGCTACCAGTGTTACAAAGAGAAAGAtcctgaag GGTGCCAGAGGCTCGCAGATTACTTGGAAGGTCTGAAGAAAAACTATGAATCTACAGCACAAGTGCTCAAACACAACTGTGAGACGAATGGATATGGAGAGAGCTGCTACAAACTGGGAGCGTACCATGTCACGGGCAAAG GTGGAGTCACTGAGTGCCTTAAAACTGCCTACTCCTGCTTCATGCGCTCCTGCAATGCTGGTGGAAAGAAGTCCATAGACGCCTGCCACAACGTTGGCCTGTTGGCCCATGATGGACACGTAACGGACGGAACACCTGACCTCCCGGCAGCTCAGCAATACTATGAAAAGGCCTGTGCGGGTGGCTTTGCTCCTTCATGTTTTAACCTCAGTGCATTGTACATTGAGGGAAATTCGAAAGGACTGGCACCAAATATGAATCTGGCTCTGAAGTATGCCAACAGGGCCTGTGAACTGGGACATGTGTGGGGCTGTGCCAATGCGAGTCGGATGTACAAGCTCGGGCATGGTACAGAGAAGGACGACAAGAAGGCGGAGGAGCTGAAGAATCGAGCGAGGGAGCTGCACGGATTAGAGAAGGAGAGGCAGCTTAAATTTGGGGAGTGA